The Anguilla rostrata isolate EN2019 chromosome 18, ASM1855537v3, whole genome shotgun sequence genome has a window encoding:
- the LOC135244959 gene encoding dickkopf-related protein 1-like, translated as MFLVSAPVIVVVCFTLCACIDDSYDGPIQLNSNAIKNLPDGVTSPNQAASPDLLPSDGGSQNIAIDTLQARNCANDEECSADEFCNDSRRACLKCRKPRKRCARDAMCCPGNQCVTGKCLSSYDSGNHHVGHNRSLERPAKRTHPGGSQPLKAQESESCLRSSDCAEGLCCARHFWSRICKPVLTSGQVCSKHKRKGSQGVEIFQRCDCGDGLTCRALKGRTSKATRRLNTCQRR; from the exons atgtttttggtgTCAGCGCCGGTAATTGTGGTGGTCTGTTTTACACTGTGTGCCTGCATCGATGACTCTTACGATGGTCCCATTCAACTAAACTCAAACGCCATCAAGAACCTCCCCGATGGAGTTACCAGTCCAAACCAAGCTGCGAGCCCGGACCTTTTACCTTCTGACGGCGGTAGCCAGAACATCGCAATTGACACCTTGCAG GCACGGAATTGTGCGAATGACGAGGAATGCAGTGCTGACGAATTCTGTAACGACTCTAGACGCGCGTGCCTCAAGTGCAGGAAACCAAGGAAGCGCTGCGCTCGAGACGCAATGTGCTGTCCAGGCAATCAGTGCGTCACTG GGAAGTGCTTGTCAAGTTACGACAGTGGCAACCATCACGTTGGACATAACCGCTCACTGGAGCGTCCagctaaacgaactcacccgggAGGGTCGCAACCGCTCAAAG CTCAAGAGAGCGAGAGCTGCTTGAGGTCCTCGGATTGCGCAGAAGGGCTTTGCTGTGCTCGACATTTTTGGTCCAGAATTTGCAAACCCGTCTTGACCAGCGGGCAGGTCTGCAGCAAGCACAAGCGTAAAGGCTCGCAAGGAGTGGAGATATTCCAACGCTGTGACTGCGGAGATGGTCTCACGTGCCGAGCACTCAAGGGACGTACCAGCAAGGCTACGCGTAGACTCAACACGTGTCAGCGACGCTGA